Proteins co-encoded in one Vibrio aquimaris genomic window:
- a CDS encoding amino acid ABC transporter permease codes for MGFDFNYMLNLMPILLKYLGTTMEIATLGLVFALILAVVLANIRVFRVPVLDQLSQVYISFFRGTPLLVQLFLLYYGLPQIFPLFVGLNAFSAAVIGLTLHFAAYMAESIRAAIIGVDRSQMEASMSVGMTTFQAMRRIILPQATRIALPSLMNYFIDMIKSTSLAFTLGVAEIMAKAQMEASSSFRFFEAFLAVALIYWAVVVILTRIQNWAEVKLNKAYIR; via the coding sequence ATGGGATTTGATTTCAACTACATGCTAAACCTAATGCCAATACTTCTAAAGTATCTTGGTACTACCATGGAAATCGCAACATTAGGTTTAGTCTTCGCTTTAATATTAGCTGTTGTATTAGCCAACATTAGAGTCTTTCGCGTACCAGTATTGGATCAATTGAGCCAAGTCTATATTAGCTTTTTCCGTGGTACACCGCTCCTCGTTCAACTGTTTCTTCTTTATTACGGGTTACCACAAATTTTTCCTCTATTTGTGGGGCTCAATGCCTTTAGCGCAGCTGTGATCGGTCTAACTCTGCACTTTGCAGCCTACATGGCGGAAAGCATTCGAGCAGCAATCATAGGGGTAGACCGCAGTCAGATGGAAGCCAGTATGTCTGTGGGAATGACCACTTTCCAAGCTATGCGTCGGATAATCCTTCCTCAAGCAACGCGAATTGCGCTTCCCTCCCTGATGAATTACTTCATTGATATGATTAAATCGACTTCGCTGGCCTTTACTTTAGGCGTTGCTGAGATCATGGCTAAAGCACAAATGGAGGCTTCATCCAGTTTCCGTTTTTTCGAAGCCTTTTTGGCCGTCGCGTTAATTTACTGGGCCGTCGTTGTCATTCTCACCCGAATACAAAACTGGGCAGAGGTCAAACTGAATAAGGCGTATATAAGATGA